A single window of Chitinophagaceae bacterium DNA harbors:
- a CDS encoding YbaB/EbfC family nucleoid-associated protein translates to MFGDMFGKIQQMQQEMQALKSRMSNISVAGESAGGQIKVSVKGNQRVESVEIGGTLNEWDKEELEDLIMSATNKAFEQVTKIYEAEMGNLAKQYFPDGVPPGLMDNMS, encoded by the coding sequence ATGTTTGGAGATATGTTTGGAAAAATCCAGCAAATGCAACAGGAAATGCAGGCTTTAAAAAGCAGAATGAGTAATATATCTGTAGCAGGTGAATCAGCCGGAGGACAGATAAAAGTTAGTGTTAAAGGTAACCAGCGTGTAGAATCAGTAGAAATTGGAGGAACTCTTAATGAATGGGATAAAGAAGAACTGGAAGACCTTATCATGTCTGCCACCAATAAAGCTTTTGAGCAGGTAACTAAAATCTACGAAGCTGAAATGGGAAATCTTGCTAAACAATATTTTCCGGATGGAGTACCTCCGGGACTTATGGATAATATGTCCTAA
- a CDS encoding radical SAM protein encodes MKAKFNDFKNFLRKSSFKKISNVLKIYISYHISKLLRKPLMSGLPFSIAIEPTTSCNLRCPECPSGLRAFTRPTGMLQRDVFDKIIEESKSHAWYLTFYFQGEPYLNPAFLDMVKQADKAGIYTATSTNAHFLNAENAKKTVESGLDRLIISIDGTSQDTYSSYRIGGKLDKVLQGTRNLIYWKKKLKSKKPYVIFQFLVVGPNEHQIEEVKKLGKENGVDEVKFKTAQIYNYQNGHPLIPANEKYSRYRKMPDGTYQLKNKLDNNCWKLWHACVFTWDGRVIPCCFDKDASHTMGNITENNFQTIWKNENYKQFRAKLWKSRSEIDICKNCTEGTKIWTEA; translated from the coding sequence ATGAAAGCTAAGTTTAATGATTTCAAAAATTTTTTAAGGAAATCAAGTTTTAAGAAAATAAGTAACGTACTTAAAATTTATATATCATACCATATTTCAAAACTGCTAAGAAAACCTTTAATGTCCGGTTTACCTTTTAGTATTGCAATTGAACCGACTACCTCCTGCAACTTAAGATGCCCGGAATGTCCAAGTGGCTTACGTGCATTTACCAGACCAACCGGTATGCTTCAGCGGGATGTTTTTGATAAAATTATTGAAGAAAGTAAATCCCATGCATGGTATCTTACCTTTTATTTTCAAGGGGAACCCTATTTGAATCCGGCATTTCTGGACATGGTCAAACAGGCAGATAAAGCCGGTATCTATACAGCAACATCTACTAACGCACATTTTTTAAATGCAGAAAATGCTAAAAAAACGGTTGAATCCGGATTGGACAGATTGATTATTTCTATTGATGGAACCTCTCAGGATACTTACTCATCCTACAGAATTGGCGGAAAGTTGGATAAGGTACTGCAAGGTACCCGCAATCTAATTTACTGGAAGAAAAAATTAAAAAGCAAGAAACCCTATGTGATCTTTCAGTTTTTAGTAGTAGGACCTAACGAACATCAGATAGAGGAAGTAAAAAAATTAGGAAAAGAAAACGGTGTAGATGAAGTGAAATTTAAAACAGCTCAGATATATAACTATCAGAATGGGCATCCTTTGATACCTGCTAACGAAAAATATTCACGCTATAGAAAAATGCCGGACGGAACCTACCAATTGAAGAATAAATTAGACAATAATTGTTGGAAATTATGGCATGCATGTGTTTTTACATGGGATGGAAGAGTAATACCTTGTTGTTTTGATAAAGATGCATCTCATACAATGGGAAATATTACTGAAAATAATTTTCAAACTATCTGGAAAAATGAAAATTATAAACAATTCAGGGCGAAATTGTGGAAAAGTAGATCGGAAATCGATATATGTAAAAACTGCACCGAAGGCACAAAGATATGGACAGAGGCATAA
- a CDS encoding serine--tRNA ligase, protein MLTLQKIREEKEEIIKGLKKRNLSVENTINQILKLDEERRSAQHELDSILNNIKTLSKEIGQLYAQGKGEEAEQKKTETQNNKETSKRMQEKMQNAESQIQALLIEIPNVPHEDVKAGKSAEENEIIKDQKDLPVLPEWAKPHWEIMENLDIMDMAAGTKITGAGFPLYKGKGAKLQRSLIQFFLDKATDAGYLEVIPPLLINEASAYATGQLPDKEGQMYEIQTEKFFLIPTAEVPITNLYRDALVDPKELPVKLVGYTPCFRREAGSYGKDVRGLNRVHQFDKVEIVQIQKPENSYKALKEMIDYVESLLTELNIPYRIVRLCGGDMGFTAAMTYDFEIYAAGQKRWLEVSSVSNFESFQSNRLKLRYKEEGKTKLLHTLNGSALALARLMAVIIENNQTQDGVNIPEVLKPYTKFDSIT, encoded by the coding sequence ATGCTAACATTACAAAAAATAAGAGAAGAAAAAGAAGAGATAATAAAGGGTCTGAAAAAAAGAAATTTATCAGTAGAAAATACAATTAATCAGATCCTTAAGCTTGATGAAGAAAGAAGAAGTGCACAGCATGAACTGGATAGTATCTTGAATAATATCAAAACTCTTTCAAAAGAAATAGGTCAGTTATACGCTCAGGGTAAAGGAGAGGAAGCTGAGCAAAAGAAAACTGAAACTCAAAATAATAAAGAAACATCTAAAAGGATGCAGGAAAAAATGCAAAATGCCGAATCTCAAATTCAAGCATTGCTGATTGAAATACCCAATGTTCCTCATGAAGATGTTAAGGCAGGAAAATCTGCTGAGGAAAATGAAATTATAAAAGATCAAAAAGATTTACCGGTTCTACCTGAGTGGGCAAAGCCACACTGGGAGATAATGGAGAACTTAGATATTATGGACATGGCTGCAGGAACTAAAATAACCGGAGCCGGTTTTCCACTGTATAAAGGGAAAGGGGCAAAGTTACAAAGGTCTCTAATTCAGTTTTTTTTAGATAAAGCAACCGATGCCGGTTATCTTGAAGTTATTCCTCCATTATTAATAAATGAAGCTTCTGCTTATGCAACCGGGCAGCTACCGGACAAAGAAGGTCAGATGTATGAAATTCAAACCGAAAAGTTTTTTTTAATTCCTACTGCAGAGGTCCCAATTACAAATCTTTACAGAGATGCATTAGTTGATCCAAAAGAATTACCGGTAAAATTAGTCGGTTATACTCCCTGCTTCAGAAGAGAAGCAGGCTCATATGGAAAAGATGTGAGAGGCTTAAACAGGGTTCATCAATTTGATAAAGTAGAAATTGTGCAAATTCAAAAGCCGGAAAACTCTTATAAGGCTTTAAAAGAAATGATTGATTATGTCGAGTCTCTTTTAACGGAACTTAATATCCCATACAGAATAGTTAGACTTTGTGGCGGTGATATGGGTTTCACCGCTGCCATGACCTATGATTTTGAAATTTATGCCGCCGGACAAAAAAGGTGGCTTGAAGTTTCTTCAGTTTCGAATTTTGAAAGCTTTCAGAGTAACCGGTTAAAGTTGAGATATAAAGAGGAGGGTAAAACTAAACTTTTGCATACATTAAATGGTAGTGCATTGGCATTAGCCAGATTAATGGCAGTTATAATTGAAAACAATCAGACACAAGATGGCGTGAACATACCGGAGGTATTAAAGCCTTACACCAAATTTGATTCAATAACTTAG
- a CDS encoding vitamin B12-dependent ribonucleotide reductase: MKNSKTTKKGLNVSRYFTKEGKSVYDLFEYDMRASVIRNPNGETVFEMNNVEVPKTWSQVATDILAQKYFRKAGVPQKDGSLGSENSIKQVAHRLADCWKEWGNKYNYFASNKDAEIFYDELVYTIMGQYAAPNSPQWFNTGLYSTYGITGKPQGHYFVNPDTGKLEKSTSAYERPQPHACFILSVDDDLVNEGGIMNLWVREARIFKYGSGVGTNFSNIRGENEKLSGGGYSSGLMSFLKIGDRAAGAIKSGGTTRRAAKMVCLDLDHPEIVEFVNWKVKEEEKVAALIEAGYPSDYEGEAYKTVSGQNSNNSVRIPNSFFKALEEKKDWELTARTDGSVIDKVDSQKLWDQIAYAAWRCADPGVQYDTTINEWHTCPEDGPIRASNPCSEYMFLDNTACNLASINLRKLFDVEKTHFDVEGFKHTCRIWTIVLEISVLMAQFPSKEVAQRSYDYRTLGLGFANLGSMLMVSGIPYDSEKGRTIAGAVSAIMTGTSYATSAEMAAHLGPFPRYKNNKKSMLRVMRNHRFAAYNAHDAYEGLETKPQGIDPEFCPDYLLEAATNSWDAAIQLGEKYGYRNAQTTVIAPTGTIGLVMDCDTTGVEPDFALVKFKKLSGGGYFKIINQSIPQALRNLGYSEKEIDRIVKYAKGHSTLEGAPHINYETLRAKGFTEEELEKIETQLPSTFELGFVFNRFTLGDATMRRMGFLDEDFMQADFSLLNELGFSDDEIEEANDYVCGTMTIEGAPELKDEHLPVFDCANRNGRKGVRYIHPHGHIKMMAKVQPFISGAISKTINLPNEANVDEIKECYELSWSLGLKANALYRDGCKMSQPLSNKSDKKKSKTKVDTEEINLSEETLDLSTLTVEQILEVARNKMIESPDTSFKRELSKIVERKKLPNKRKGFTQKVKIDNHTVFVRTGDYGDGTLGEIFIDMHKEGASYRSIINCFAIAVSIGLQYGVPLEEFVNKFAFTRFEPSGNVQGHPNIKTTTSVIDFVFRMLGYEYLDRKDLVHVQTEIEKVQESEVVKPKPSKELKSNSISNKSSDQEPLKITFSRNEPEENDKNSGTSATQDYMSSMMGDAPSCNVCGHITIRNGTCYKCLNCGNSMGCS; this comes from the coding sequence ATGAAAAATTCTAAAACAACAAAAAAAGGCCTTAACGTCAGTAGGTATTTTACTAAAGAAGGCAAATCCGTATATGACTTATTTGAGTATGATATGCGTGCATCAGTTATCCGAAACCCTAACGGGGAAACTGTCTTTGAAATGAATAATGTAGAAGTTCCCAAAACCTGGTCACAAGTAGCAACTGATATACTTGCACAGAAATATTTTCGAAAAGCCGGAGTTCCGCAAAAAGACGGATCGCTTGGTTCTGAAAATTCTATTAAACAGGTGGCACATCGTTTGGCAGACTGCTGGAAAGAGTGGGGTAATAAATATAATTACTTTGCTTCTAATAAGGACGCAGAAATCTTTTATGATGAATTAGTATATACTATAATGGGTCAATATGCTGCACCCAATTCTCCTCAGTGGTTTAATACAGGTTTGTATTCAACGTATGGAATTACCGGTAAACCTCAGGGGCACTATTTTGTAAATCCTGATACCGGTAAACTGGAAAAAAGCACGTCTGCTTATGAACGTCCACAACCTCACGCTTGCTTTATTTTGTCTGTAGATGACGATTTAGTAAATGAAGGCGGGATAATGAATCTATGGGTTCGTGAAGCCAGAATTTTCAAATATGGTTCAGGTGTGGGAACAAATTTCTCTAATATAAGAGGAGAAAATGAAAAACTTTCAGGCGGAGGTTATTCATCCGGGCTTATGTCCTTTTTAAAAATTGGTGACAGAGCAGCAGGTGCTATAAAATCAGGCGGTACAACTCGCCGGGCAGCAAAAATGGTTTGCCTGGATTTAGACCATCCGGAAATTGTTGAGTTTGTCAACTGGAAAGTGAAAGAAGAAGAAAAAGTAGCAGCCTTAATTGAAGCAGGGTATCCTTCAGATTATGAAGGGGAAGCCTACAAAACAGTTTCAGGCCAGAATTCAAATAATTCAGTAAGAATACCTAATAGCTTTTTCAAAGCATTGGAAGAGAAGAAAGACTGGGAATTAACAGCCAGAACAGATGGCTCCGTAATTGATAAAGTAGATTCTCAAAAGCTTTGGGATCAAATTGCGTATGCTGCATGGCGTTGTGCAGACCCGGGAGTGCAATATGACACAACCATCAATGAATGGCATACTTGTCCGGAAGATGGCCCCATCAGGGCATCAAACCCATGCTCAGAATACATGTTCCTGGATAATACCGCATGTAATCTGGCTTCAATTAATTTGAGAAAACTTTTTGATGTTGAGAAAACGCATTTCGACGTAGAGGGATTTAAGCATACTTGCAGAATTTGGACAATAGTACTTGAAATTTCAGTATTAATGGCTCAGTTCCCTTCTAAAGAAGTAGCGCAAAGATCATACGATTACCGTACACTGGGTCTTGGATTTGCAAATCTCGGCTCAATGCTTATGGTTAGCGGAATTCCTTATGATAGTGAAAAAGGTCGTACAATAGCAGGGGCTGTAAGTGCAATAATGACCGGAACATCATATGCTACTTCAGCTGAAATGGCCGCTCATTTAGGGCCTTTTCCAAGATATAAGAACAATAAAAAAAGCATGCTGAGAGTAATGCGTAATCATCGCTTTGCAGCATATAACGCACATGATGCCTATGAAGGTCTTGAAACGAAACCGCAGGGTATAGATCCTGAGTTTTGTCCGGATTATCTTCTGGAAGCAGCCACTAATTCATGGGATGCAGCAATTCAATTAGGTGAAAAGTATGGTTATAGAAATGCTCAAACTACAGTAATTGCTCCAACAGGTACTATTGGTCTTGTTATGGATTGTGATACGACAGGCGTGGAGCCCGACTTTGCATTAGTGAAATTTAAGAAGCTTTCAGGTGGAGGCTACTTTAAGATAATTAATCAATCTATACCACAGGCATTGAGAAATCTGGGTTATTCTGAAAAGGAAATAGACAGAATAGTAAAATATGCCAAAGGCCACTCAACACTGGAAGGTGCTCCACATATTAATTACGAAACACTTCGAGCAAAAGGCTTTACTGAAGAAGAGTTAGAGAAAATCGAAACTCAACTGCCTTCTACTTTCGAACTTGGTTTTGTATTTAACAGATTCACTTTGGGCGACGCTACCATGAGAAGAATGGGCTTTTTAGATGAAGATTTTATGCAGGCTGACTTTTCTCTTCTAAATGAGTTGGGATTCAGCGATGACGAGATAGAAGAGGCAAATGATTATGTTTGCGGAACCATGACTATTGAAGGAGCTCCGGAGCTGAAAGATGAGCATTTGCCGGTATTTGACTGCGCTAACAGAAACGGAAGAAAGGGAGTTAGATATATACACCCTCACGGCCATATAAAAATGATGGCCAAGGTTCAACCATTTATTTCAGGTGCTATTTCTAAAACCATTAACTTGCCAAACGAGGCTAATGTTGATGAGATTAAGGAATGTTACGAACTTTCATGGTCCTTAGGACTAAAAGCAAATGCACTTTACAGAGACGGTTGTAAAATGTCACAGCCACTTTCCAATAAATCAGATAAAAAGAAATCAAAAACTAAAGTTGATACTGAAGAGATAAATTTATCTGAAGAAACATTGGACTTGAGTACTTTAACCGTTGAGCAGATTTTAGAGGTTGCCAGAAATAAAATGATAGAATCACCGGATACTTCATTTAAAAGGGAGCTTTCTAAAATTGTAGAACGTAAAAAGTTACCAAATAAACGCAAAGGCTTTACACAAAAAGTGAAGATAGATAATCATACAGTATTCGTCAGAACCGGTGATTACGGCGACGGCACTTTGGGAGAGATTTTTATTGATATGCATAAGGAGGGAGCCTCTTATCGTTCGATTATAAATTGTTTCGCAATAGCAGTTTCTATAGGCTTGCAGTATGGGGTTCCTTTAGAAGAGTTTGTAAATAAATTTGCATTCACACGTTTTGAACCAAGTGGTAATGTTCAGGGACACCCGAATATTAAAACCACAACCTCAGTAATTGATTTTGTTTTCCGTATGTTGGGGTATGAATATTTAGACAGAAAGGATTTGGTTCATGTGCAGACGGAAATTGAGAAAGTGCAGGAATCGGAAGTAGTAAAACCAAAACCATCCAAAGAACTGAAATCTAACAGCATTTCCAATAAATCTTCTGATCAGGAGCCTTTAAAAATCACTTTTTCAAGGAACGAACCGGAAGAGAATGATAAAAATTCAGGAACATCTGCAACTCAGGATTATATGAGCAGTATGATGGGAGATGCTCCGTCTTGTAATGTATGTGGCCATATAACTATAAGAAACGGCACTTGCTATAAGTGTTTGAATTGTGGAAATAGCATGGGCTGCAGCTAA
- a CDS encoding leucyl/phenylalanyl-tRNA--protein transferase encodes MQLILNNKPFPNPFNTDEEGLAGISPNLDIDLMLKGYSAGFFPWFEIDSAFYWYCPPVRMVFDLTTETEPFSKSLKRTLNKNKFQMSVNRHFDKVLFHCADIPRKSQNGTWLSPRFKKVFIDLHEIGRAHSLEVYVENKLVGGLFGVSVGKFFSGESMFHLQTDASKVAFAYMTRILRKLGYDYIDCQLYSPHLKSLGAVGVSREEYLKMLKNALKEEVMLDEWKKMPKYES; translated from the coding sequence ATGCAGTTAATATTAAACAACAAACCATTTCCTAATCCTTTTAATACAGATGAAGAGGGCCTGGCGGGTATTTCTCCAAATCTCGATATAGATTTGATGCTTAAGGGATATTCAGCAGGCTTTTTCCCCTGGTTTGAAATTGACAGTGCTTTTTATTGGTATTGTCCGCCTGTAAGAATGGTTTTTGATTTAACAACAGAAACAGAACCTTTTTCAAAAAGCTTAAAACGTACTTTGAACAAGAATAAGTTTCAGATGTCTGTAAACCGGCATTTTGATAAAGTGCTTTTTCACTGTGCTGATATACCGCGAAAATCACAAAATGGAACATGGTTATCTCCCAGATTTAAAAAGGTTTTTATAGACTTACATGAAATAGGCCGTGCTCACAGCTTAGAAGTATATGTAGAAAATAAATTAGTGGGTGGTTTATTCGGTGTTTCAGTAGGTAAGTTTTTCTCAGGCGAGTCGATGTTTCATCTGCAAACAGATGCATCAAAAGTAGCTTTTGCTTATATGACAAGAATTCTTAGAAAATTAGGTTATGATTATATAGATTGCCAACTTTACAGTCCCCATTTAAAAAGTCTTGGAGCAGTGGGCGTCAGCCGTGAGGAATACTTAAAGATGTTAAAAAATGCTTTAAAAGAAGAAGTGATGCTTGATGAGTGGAAGAAAATGCCAAAATATGAAAGCTAA
- the rfaD gene encoding ADP-glyceromanno-heptose 6-epimerase — translation MILITGAAGFIGSYLSGFLNRQGHKDIILCDDFKVIGKKSNWQHKSYLELVQRDLLFEYIQKNHADIDVIYHLGARTDTAEKNKEVFDKLNLNFSKKLWDLCVKHQIPLIYASSAATYGNGEYSYSDEHSLIPKLKPLNPYGESKQDFDNWVLSQKNLPPFWAGLKFFNVYGPNEYHKGRMASVIFHAFHQIQQEGKLKLFRSHKDNFADGEQKRDFIYVKDIAEICYFLYKNRLQSGIYNAGSGKARSFLDLANAVFSSMNIKANIEFIDIPADIRDTYQYFTEADMSKLLKNNYPKSFTSLEDGVHEYVNAYLINKTTF, via the coding sequence ATGATATTAATTACAGGAGCAGCCGGATTTATAGGTAGTTACCTGAGTGGGTTTTTGAATCGGCAGGGACATAAAGACATAATATTATGTGATGATTTCAAAGTAATCGGCAAAAAGTCAAATTGGCAACATAAATCTTATTTAGAGTTGGTTCAACGCGACTTACTATTTGAATACATTCAAAAAAATCATGCTGATATAGATGTTATATATCACCTGGGCGCCCGTACAGATACGGCAGAAAAAAATAAAGAAGTTTTTGATAAACTGAATTTAAATTTTTCAAAAAAGCTATGGGATTTATGTGTTAAACATCAAATTCCTCTGATATATGCTTCCTCTGCTGCCACATATGGAAATGGAGAATATAGTTATTCAGATGAGCATTCATTGATACCGAAATTAAAACCTCTCAATCCATACGGAGAAAGCAAACAGGATTTTGACAATTGGGTTTTGAGCCAAAAGAACTTGCCTCCCTTTTGGGCAGGTTTAAAATTTTTCAATGTTTACGGCCCAAATGAATATCATAAAGGTCGTATGGCATCAGTCATTTTTCATGCTTTTCATCAAATTCAACAAGAGGGGAAATTAAAACTTTTCCGCTCACATAAAGATAATTTTGCAGACGGAGAACAAAAAAGAGACTTTATCTATGTAAAAGATATAGCAGAAATATGTTACTTCCTCTATAAAAACCGGCTGCAAAGTGGTATATACAACGCAGGAAGCGGAAAAGCAAGAAGCTTTTTAGATCTGGCCAATGCTGTTTTTTCATCGATGAATATCAAAGCTAATATTGAATTTATTGATATTCCGGCCGATATAAGAGACACTTACCAATATTTTACTGAAGCTGATATGTCAAAGCTTTTAAAAAACAATTACCCAAAATCATTCACTTCTCTGGAAGATGGGGTACATGAATATGTGAATGCATATCTTATAAATAAAACGACTTTTTAA
- a CDS encoding transcription termination factor Rho, whose amino-acid sequence MYDILRLNEMVLPDLKEIAEEMEIKGISRLNKQQLIYKILDHQALNPESAPEQEKSKTSSKPSQSEKPKQTKRSRLPKEDSKPQPDNRRPAKKEDNKPPLKETPQQASANPNKEKKNFSEKSAEKQSRDDSNRQEKREPEQPKRENRNQPNKGDRDSRSEGQQNQPHQSNKDNRNERSDNQQNQPPQHKQAPKQERPQQKKDPVINLDLEGVIDGEGVLEMMPDGYGFLRSSDYNYLSSPDDVYVSPSQIKLFGLKTGDTVFGTIRPPKEGEKYFALLKVDKINGQDPKNVRDRVPFDYLTPLFPMEKFNLGDDDNNYSTRIIDLFTPVGKGQRGLIVAQPKTGKTHLLKDIANSIAKNHPEAYLIILLIDERPEEVTDMQRSVRAEVVASTFDEPADRHVKVSSIVLQKAKRLVECGHDVVILLDSITRLARAHNTVAPPSGKVLSGGVEANALHKPKQFFGAARNIENGGSLTILATALIDTGSRMDEVIFEEFKGTGNMELQLDRKLSNKRVYPAIDLISSSTRRDDLLLDKDVLQRMWILRNHLADMNAEEAMNFLLQRMRGTKSNNEFLISMNG is encoded by the coding sequence ATGTATGACATCTTGCGATTAAATGAAATGGTATTGCCTGATTTAAAAGAAATTGCCGAAGAAATGGAGATTAAAGGCATCAGCCGCTTAAACAAGCAACAACTAATCTATAAAATATTAGATCATCAGGCTTTAAACCCTGAATCAGCACCTGAACAGGAAAAGTCGAAAACTTCTTCAAAACCTTCTCAGTCAGAAAAGCCAAAGCAAACTAAAAGATCACGCTTACCAAAAGAAGATTCAAAGCCTCAACCTGATAACAGACGTCCTGCAAAGAAGGAAGATAACAAACCTCCGCTTAAAGAAACCCCTCAACAGGCTTCTGCTAACCCTAATAAAGAGAAAAAGAATTTCTCTGAAAAATCAGCTGAGAAGCAATCGAGGGATGATTCTAACAGACAGGAAAAAAGAGAGCCGGAACAACCGAAAAGAGAAAATCGCAATCAGCCGAATAAGGGAGATAGAGATTCCCGAAGTGAAGGTCAGCAAAATCAACCTCATCAGTCAAATAAAGATAATAGAAACGAAAGAAGCGACAATCAACAAAATCAGCCTCCTCAACATAAGCAGGCTCCAAAGCAGGAGCGACCCCAGCAAAAAAAAGACCCCGTTATTAATTTAGATCTCGAAGGTGTTATAGATGGGGAAGGAGTTCTTGAAATGATGCCGGATGGTTATGGTTTTTTGAGGTCTTCTGATTACAATTACCTAAGTTCACCGGATGATGTTTATGTTTCACCTTCTCAAATTAAACTTTTCGGGCTAAAAACCGGAGATACAGTATTTGGAACTATTAGACCTCCAAAGGAAGGCGAAAAATACTTTGCTTTATTAAAAGTAGATAAAATAAACGGTCAGGATCCTAAGAATGTACGTGACCGTGTTCCATTTGACTATCTAACGCCTCTTTTTCCAATGGAAAAATTTAATCTGGGCGATGACGATAATAATTATTCTACCCGCATAATTGATTTATTTACTCCGGTAGGAAAAGGTCAAAGAGGATTAATTGTTGCCCAGCCAAAAACCGGTAAAACGCATTTATTAAAAGATATAGCAAATTCAATTGCTAAAAATCACCCGGAAGCTTATCTGATTATTTTGTTAATTGATGAAAGACCGGAGGAAGTTACTGACATGCAAAGAAGCGTAAGAGCTGAAGTTGTCGCCAGTACTTTTGATGAACCTGCCGACAGACACGTAAAAGTATCATCTATCGTTTTACAAAAAGCAAAAAGGCTGGTTGAATGTGGTCATGATGTAGTTATTTTACTGGATTCAATTACCCGTCTAGCCAGAGCACATAATACCGTTGCACCTCCTTCAGGGAAAGTGTTATCCGGTGGTGTGGAAGCAAATGCATTACATAAGCCTAAGCAATTCTTTGGAGCAGCCCGTAATATTGAAAATGGTGGTTCTTTAACTATTTTAGCTACGGCTCTTATAGATACCGGAAGCCGAATGGATGAAGTGATTTTTGAAGAATTTAAGGGAACAGGTAATATGGAGCTTCAATTGGATAGAAAACTTTCTAATAAGCGTGTTTACCCTGCAATTGATTTAATTTCTTCCAGTACCAGACGAGATGACTTATTGTTGGATAAAGATGTACTTCAAAGAATGTGGATTCTCAGAAACCATTTGGCTGACATGAATGCCGAAGAAGCAATGAATTTCCTTCTCCAAAGGATGCGTGGAACAAAATCAAATAATGAGTTTTTAATCTCTATGAACGGTTAG